The window ACTCTTACCAAACTAAGTTATATTAAGTTATATCGAAAATATTGCACTGCATTGCAGGGAGGTACTCACTGGACCCAATGGGGACTAGTTCTGGGGGAAGTTTTGAAGTCTATATGATGAAAGATCGGAACTCCTGGGCTGGTGCAGCTCTGGTAGAAATTTTTGTTCGATTTAGTGCGGCTGTTATATACAATATGGAGCAATTTATGCAAATATATTATCATGGTTCATGGGTACACGAGGAGGCATATTCTCAGAGGGACAAGTACAGTAGTATTATGGAAAATGTATGAGCATTTTACGGAAATTTCAATTTTGAATATGAGAAGGGTTACTAGTTATTTGTACCTCTGCAATCGTATAGCTAGattcttactccctccgtcccaatcaatagtatacattgggggacgggggcgcggcacggactttaatgcttcaatataatatagttctataaattatttttaagattttctttttatgtataaaagtataacatttatacttttatacaaaaaaagaaaatcttaaaaataagttgtagaactatgttttataagcgtcttaaaaagcgtgtcgagcagtgaaaaagaaacgtatacaattgactgggacagagggagtagttgaCAATTGACATGAACTACCAGAAACTCAGAAAGAGAGTGTACTTGATTATTCCTGCccaatacaaattaatatattctcaaaatagaaactagaaacACAGAATTTAAATAGAATCAGTGCTAGTTAATTGAGGTTGTATATTAGTTGCATCATAGGGaaaaaaatatctataattTGGGTATTTTTCTTAGAAAAgcctttaaaaataaattattgtcGATATGATAATCTATTTTTAAGGCTTTTCTAAGAAAAATAcccaaattataaatttttttaaaaaataatttattttgacatttttaaaaattctttatatttttctgcatatatatatcgagatttaaaaaaaaacgagGAAAAAACCAAACAAACCAGAGATATAAGCGCTATCGGCGATTTGGCACTAAAAATCCGACCCTTCAAATCAGCGTCTAAGATTTGGACACTCAGATATACAAATGcataaatatatactcatatGGATAAATAAACCCAGTTATTACAGTCTTGAATTCTTGAAAATTAATGGCACTTCTCTATCGAATACCCTTGAGTCTCTTATCTTTGAACACCCTTCATGATTATCCCACCACAAATCCAACTTGTAATTCTTTCAAATTCGCACAACCCATCAGTTATTACTCAAATTTAAGACCAAAGATCACGTCTTTTTGCCAAAATAAGCTCAAAAATGGGGTcttgaaatatgaaaatttgagTTTCTTGGGAGATAAAGCTGGGATTTTGAAGGGTGGAGCTAGTAATAAGAAAAAAAGAGTGGTCTTGGTGAGATCAAATGGAGGGCCAGGATTTAATGGAGGAGGGTTTAAGGTTGATAGCAGGATTTTGGGTAATATTGCTTTAGCTGTTGGCTTGACTTATCTTTCTGCTACTGGACAGCTTGGTTGGATATTGGATACAATTCTCTCTGTTTCGGTAATCTTGCGTGTTGTGTGTGAATTATGATTTGATCACCtgttattttgtgaatttgATTCTGAGAATTGTGTATTAATCAGTACATTATTAGTCTGCGTAATTAATGTAACTGTATGGTCTAATTGTGTGCAAGGACTATGGACTTGCCTTTCGTGATCGTTTTTTGGATAGAACTGGATATGGTACAGCATGTAATTAGTTTCAGAATAAAAGTGATAGATTAAGTTCCGAGAGTGCCTATTACTGCTATTGGCCTGAGCTAAAGAAATGAGTTTCTTTGTTGCATTGTTATACACAGTGTTTCATATATTTACTTAGTCAATTAATCCTCATTAACTTAGACTGTGGTATGTCGAACTTATAGCAATTGTATAAAATGGAGTTTATGTAGTAAACTTTCACTTCATTACTTTATTATGTTAAAGGTATATACTACATGCCATGGTTTAGAAATGTTGAAACTGTTTGTATTTTCTTCCCAACTGCA of the Daucus carota subsp. sativus chromosome 4, DH1 v3.0, whole genome shotgun sequence genome contains:
- the LOC108216055 gene encoding uncharacterized protein LOC108216055, which encodes MALLYRIPLSLLSLNTLHDYPTTNPTCNSFKFAQPISYYSNLRPKITSFCQNKLKNGVLKYENLSFLGDKAGILKGGASNKKKRVVLVRSNGGPGFNGGGFKVDSRILGNIALAVGLTYLSATGQLGWILDTILSVSLLVVIIPVVGIGAFIWWAGRDVVQDTCPNCKSEFQTFKSMLGEDAQLCPYCGQPFSVVGNKFVQDPVNFSSQSTPFDQTYDDFSPRSTKGKGSKAIVDIEAEVVDAD